A window of Lentibacillus sp. Marseille-P4043 contains these coding sequences:
- a CDS encoding DRTGG domain-containing protein, with product MATKHEQILQHILSLGIGNKISVRQIAKDLNVSEGTAYRAIKEAENQGLVSTIERVGTIRIERKKKENFERLTFAEVINIVDGQVLGGRGGLHKTLNKFVIGAMQLEAMMRYTEANSLLIVGNRVKAHELALNEGASVLITGGFDTADHIKHLADEKQIPIMSTSYDTFTVAAMINRAIYDQLIKKEIIFVDDISTPYDEAFYLNEKDPLEKWYQLNEKSTHTRFPVVDEKKRVVGMVTSRDIIGKDQKMAMEKVMTKNPLVVQAKTSLAYVAHMMVWEGIEVVPIVDQAYELQGLVSRQDVLKALQQIQRQPQVGETIDDIVSSNIYALEEDQTVFQTEVTPQMTNQLGTLSNGVFTSLVTEASSRLLLQAKKGDLVVENITVYFIKPVQIDSKLIIKPKLLDIGRIYAKIDVEVFQERKLVGKGLLMAQLIDR from the coding sequence ATGGCAACAAAGCACGAACAGATATTACAACATATTTTATCACTAGGTATCGGGAATAAGATTTCGGTACGGCAGATTGCGAAAGATTTAAATGTAAGTGAGGGTACAGCTTACCGCGCCATTAAAGAAGCCGAAAATCAAGGGTTGGTCAGTACGATTGAACGTGTTGGCACAATTAGGATTGAGCGTAAGAAAAAGGAAAACTTTGAACGATTAACATTTGCCGAGGTTATTAACATCGTGGATGGACAAGTTTTGGGTGGTCGCGGAGGATTACACAAGACCTTAAATAAATTTGTTATAGGTGCGATGCAACTTGAGGCGATGATGCGTTATACAGAAGCAAATTCACTTTTAATTGTTGGAAATCGGGTTAAAGCACATGAATTAGCTTTAAATGAAGGTGCATCCGTGTTAATAACAGGCGGATTTGATACGGCCGATCATATTAAACACTTGGCAGATGAAAAGCAAATTCCAATCATGTCGACAAGTTATGATACGTTTACAGTTGCCGCAATGATTAACAGGGCCATATATGATCAGCTGATTAAAAAAGAAATTATTTTTGTTGATGATATTTCGACACCGTATGATGAAGCTTTTTATCTGAATGAAAAAGATCCGCTAGAAAAATGGTATCAATTGAATGAGAAATCCACTCATACAAGATTCCCGGTAGTTGATGAAAAAAAACGTGTGGTTGGGATGGTAACTTCGAGGGATATCATAGGTAAGGATCAGAAAATGGCAATGGAAAAAGTGATGACAAAGAACCCTTTAGTCGTTCAAGCTAAAACGTCATTAGCTTATGTAGCGCATATGATGGTCTGGGAAGGGATTGAGGTTGTTCCTATTGTTGATCAAGCGTATGAATTACAAGGACTTGTTTCTCGTCAAGATGTGTTAAAGGCACTGCAACAAATCCAACGCCAGCCACAAGTGGGGGAAACAATTGATGATATTGTTTCGTCAAATATTTATGCACTTGAAGAAGATCAGACTGTTTTCCAAACGGAAGTAACACCGCAAATGACCAATCAGCTGGGAACATTATCAAATGGAGTATTTACATCACTAGTGACTGAAGCAAGCAGCCGGTTGCTATTACAGGCTAAAAAAGGTGACCTCGTTGTAGAAAATATAACAGTATACTTTATTAAACCGGTCCAGATTGATAGTAAATTAATCATTAAACCGAAACTATTAGATATCGGAAGAATTTACGCTAAAATCGATGTAGAAGTCTTTCAAGAACGGAAATTAGTTGGAAAAGGGTTGTTAATGGCACAATTAATTGATCGATAA
- a CDS encoding YtpI family protein, whose protein sequence is MVIFPIIIVLALVLYIYYKVSILRSKDKLTQSYFNAKSRICLGVFVLFFGINQYLYYQTKLSLFIGIVFVILGGMQFNLGFKETKHYRKEWRRLNPAEK, encoded by the coding sequence ATGGTAATATTCCCGATTATAATTGTTCTGGCACTTGTTCTATATATTTACTATAAAGTATCTATATTGAGAAGCAAAGACAAATTAACACAAAGCTATTTTAACGCTAAATCACGAATATGTCTTGGTGTTTTTGTATTGTTTTTTGGCATTAACCAATATTTATATTATCAAACAAAACTATCATTATTTATTGGAATTGTCTTTGTGATTCTCGGCGGTATGCAGTTTAACCTGGGCTTTAAGGAAACAAAGCACTACCGAAAAGAGTGGAGACGTTTAAATCCGGCAGAGAAATAG
- a CDS encoding DHH family phosphoesterase: MNFDKIIQAIHKFETIIIHRHVRPDPDAYGSQVGLSELIKQTFPMKKVYVVGEEDPSLHFLARMDTIDDSVYNGALVIVCDTANAARIDDDRYDMGDMLIKIDHHPNVDMYGDMMWVDTQASSTSEIIYDLYLYAKEKGFHMNDEAARLIYGGIVGDTGRFLFPSTTKKTFQYAAELVTYNFDRTSLYDGIYQINDNIARLRGYILQNFTLTESGMSTIKLTKGLLNKYNIEPMETGQLVGVLGDVDGIKAWVIFIEEDDQIRVRLRSKGPVINTIAAKYDGGGHPMAAGASVLTWEDTEQVVRDLDEVCKSYK, translated from the coding sequence ATGAACTTCGATAAAATTATCCAAGCAATTCATAAATTTGAAACAATTATTATCCATCGTCATGTTCGTCCAGATCCGGATGCATATGGCTCACAGGTGGGTTTAAGTGAACTAATTAAACAGACATTTCCAATGAAAAAAGTGTATGTGGTTGGCGAAGAGGATCCTTCCTTACATTTTCTAGCACGCATGGATACAATCGATGACAGCGTATATAATGGAGCTCTCGTAATTGTATGTGATACGGCTAATGCAGCCCGTATCGATGATGACCGTTATGACATGGGGGATATGCTGATTAAAATTGATCACCATCCCAATGTTGATATGTATGGGGACATGATGTGGGTGGATACACAAGCAAGCTCAACGAGTGAAATAATTTATGATTTATATTTATATGCAAAAGAAAAAGGGTTTCACATGAACGACGAGGCGGCAAGGCTAATTTATGGTGGGATCGTTGGAGATACAGGCAGATTTTTATTTCCGAGTACAACGAAAAAAACCTTTCAATATGCGGCAGAACTTGTGACATATAATTTTGATCGTACGAGTCTATACGATGGTATCTATCAGATCAACGATAATATCGCTAGGTTAAGAGGCTATATTTTACAAAACTTTACCCTTACTGAATCAGGGATGAGTACAATTAAACTAACAAAAGGTTTATTGAATAAATATAATATCGAACCGATGGAGACAGGGCAGTTAGTCGGGGTGTTAGGTGATGTTGACGGAATTAAAGCTTGGGTCATTTTTATTGAAGAAGATGATCAAATTCGTGTAAGACTGAGATCTAAAGGCCCTGTAATTAACACAATAGCAGCAAAATACGATGGTGGCGGACATCCAATGGCAGCGGGAGCATCTGTATTAACCTGGGAAGATACTGAACAGGTTGTGCGAGACCTTGATGAGGTGTGTAAGTCATACAAGTAA
- the ytrI gene encoding sporulation membrane protein YtrI, with translation MHIPPYHKRASWQRFFVGAMIGAVVAYCMFAYMYNSMYERLLEKNLDLQSEVTELKNYNEALKKDKQDLNEKSKEKLTIDSIEITVTNPKELDLDRLVTHQLEEMIKEEIEDIIGQDVSIIAESDKLLTATIENKEFPIDDFTYFFEVKKLAFAQTVKIEVEGKISSQT, from the coding sequence ATGCATATCCCACCATACCATAAAAGAGCAAGCTGGCAGCGTTTTTTCGTTGGTGCGATGATAGGGGCGGTTGTTGCTTATTGTATGTTTGCATATATGTACAATTCTATGTATGAACGGTTGCTTGAAAAAAACCTTGATCTACAGTCGGAAGTAACCGAATTAAAAAATTATAACGAAGCACTAAAGAAAGATAAACAGGATTTAAATGAGAAATCCAAAGAAAAATTAACGATAGATTCAATTGAAATAACCGTTACGAATCCAAAAGAACTAGATTTAGATCGATTGGTAACCCATCAATTAGAAGAAATGATCAAGGAAGAAATTGAAGATATAATTGGCCAGGATGTCAGTATTATCGCAGAAAGTGACAAACTTTTAACCGCTACCATTGAGAATAAAGAATTTCCAATTGACGATTTTACGTATTTTTTTGAAGTAAAAAAGTTAGCATTTGCGCAAACGGTTAAAATTGAAGTAGAGGGTAAAATTTCCAGCCAAACATGA
- a CDS encoding YtrH family sporulation protein, whose translation MEERFVASFIHCFFIAFGVIIGGSIIGSIGSFATGDAPLPAMSRIAKGLRIWAIVAAIGGTFDAIANFEKGLLDGQPIDVFKQILLILSAMGGVKSAIILIGWLIQEDVT comes from the coding sequence ATGGAAGAACGGTTTGTTGCATCATTCATACATTGTTTTTTTATTGCCTTTGGTGTCATTATTGGTGGATCAATTATTGGAAGCATTGGTTCTTTTGCAACAGGTGATGCCCCGTTACCAGCTATGAGCAGAATTGCTAAGGGGTTACGTATCTGGGCCATCGTTGCAGCAATCGGAGGAACATTCGATGCAATTGCTAATTTCGAAAAAGGACTCTTAGATGGACAACCAATCGATGTTTTCAAGCAAATATTATTAATTTTATCGGCAATGGGCGGCGTAAAATCAGCAATTATCCTAATTGGCTGGCTTATTCAGGAGGATGTTACCTAA
- the dnaE gene encoding DNA polymerase III subunit alpha, giving the protein MSSFTHLQVRSGYSLMNSTITIDKLVEKAKDLGFQALALTDEQVLYGAISFYQACKEQGIKPIIGMIVNVKTADGAIDTCILLAKNNQGYQKLVSLSTYLQTNHYDAIEKENLINFTTGVIGILPTSQNSISSILQQETLEKTKEYIDTWSASFDSDDFYLGVEKHGLVSEKVDFTSLKKLHATYQIPVVAINDVRYLNETDDIAYDCLQAMKNGKEWPLRMTNPAMKQHHLRSESEMTALFQAWPEVVYMTEQICGKCTVTFDLGARMLPSFPIPEQLDAHTYLAKVCWNKVEQRYDTVTSEIYDRLQYELAVIKSMQFSDYFLIVWDFVAYAKANHIMVGPGRGSAAGSLVAYVLGITDVDPIKYNLLFERFLNPERITMPDIDIDFSDHRRDEVIEYVRNKYGADHVAQIITFGTFAARSVVRELIKTIGIDKQDAQFILREIPVQAKKTLVEYVHESEDLKQYIKQSEKLKALFKIATILEGLPRHISTHAAGVVISEKPFEEHVPLTVGANDIYLTQFSMNHLETIGLLKMDFLGLRNLTLLERIVQTIYYRTKKVVDLNQLPENDAKTFSLLQKGKTNGIFQLESQGMKQVLTRLRPTAFEDIVAVNALYRPGPMEYISTYIARKHKQEKIIYPHPDLASILEKTYGVLVYQEQIMQIAHKIAGFSLGEADILRRAVSKKQQGVMDEQKATFIKGCLANGYNQTVAEEIFAWIVKFSNYGFNRSHAVAYSMITYQLAYLKAHYPASFFTQILNAVVNQQEKVHIYMKEAKVFDLSVLPPSINKSFGMFSVDGKNIRMGLLSIKGIGNQVVNEIAHARKQGPFKNLFDFCMRVSLSIVNRQVLEVLILSGAFDEIYKNRASMLASIDQAMEQGDLFREFNDEASLFQDKLELEATYIKMEDLDIMEKLANEKELLGVYVSSHPLATYRKALVYYGYVPMSRAQQLIGKRKIKSAVIVQSSKTIRTKRGDPMAFLTISDETGDMEAVVFPDVFRSIRALLEQEKLIFITGKIESRNNRVQWIVQEAYPFEEVKITEEQHERLFIKLSEQNSEEALRNVKETANLFPGSTPIIIYTLETKKTYQLASMYDINPVNECIYKLRDYFGQENVALDKQK; this is encoded by the coding sequence ATGTCATCATTTACCCATTTGCAGGTGAGAAGTGGATACAGCTTAATGAATAGCACCATAACCATTGACAAATTAGTGGAAAAAGCTAAAGATTTGGGTTTTCAAGCACTTGCTTTGACGGATGAGCAAGTTTTGTACGGGGCTATCTCATTTTATCAAGCATGCAAAGAACAGGGAATAAAACCGATTATCGGTATGATTGTAAATGTGAAAACTGCAGACGGGGCAATAGACACTTGTATCCTATTGGCAAAAAATAACCAAGGATATCAGAAGCTTGTATCGTTATCCACTTATCTTCAAACGAATCACTATGATGCCATTGAGAAAGAAAACTTGATTAACTTTACAACAGGAGTTATCGGTATTTTACCAACATCACAAAATTCGATATCGTCAATATTACAACAGGAAACACTGGAAAAAACGAAAGAATACATTGACACATGGAGCGCTTCCTTTGATAGTGATGATTTTTACTTGGGTGTTGAGAAACATGGGCTAGTAAGTGAAAAAGTGGACTTCACTTCACTTAAGAAACTTCATGCTACCTATCAAATTCCCGTTGTAGCCATTAACGATGTTCGTTATCTGAATGAGACTGATGATATTGCTTATGACTGCTTACAAGCAATGAAGAATGGGAAAGAATGGCCATTAAGGATGACCAATCCTGCCATGAAGCAGCATCATTTACGATCCGAATCAGAAATGACGGCATTGTTTCAAGCGTGGCCGGAAGTAGTATATATGACGGAACAAATTTGTGGAAAGTGTACGGTAACATTTGATTTAGGAGCGCGTATGCTTCCTTCGTTTCCGATTCCTGAACAGTTGGATGCCCATACCTATTTAGCAAAGGTATGTTGGAATAAGGTGGAACAGAGATATGATACGGTAACAAGTGAAATTTACGACCGTTTGCAATATGAATTGGCTGTTATAAAATCCATGCAGTTTAGCGATTATTTTCTTATTGTCTGGGACTTTGTTGCTTATGCAAAAGCGAACCATATTATGGTCGGGCCTGGGCGAGGATCTGCAGCGGGCTCGCTCGTTGCCTATGTTCTAGGAATAACGGATGTGGATCCAATTAAATATAATTTATTATTTGAGCGATTCCTGAACCCAGAACGAATTACAATGCCGGATATTGATATTGATTTCTCCGATCATCGACGGGATGAGGTAATTGAATATGTGCGAAATAAATATGGAGCTGATCATGTAGCGCAAATTATTACGTTCGGCACATTTGCAGCCCGTTCCGTAGTAAGGGAATTGATTAAAACAATTGGAATCGATAAACAGGATGCACAATTCATTTTACGGGAAATTCCTGTCCAGGCAAAAAAAACACTTGTAGAATATGTACATGAATCAGAAGACTTAAAGCAATATATTAAACAATCAGAGAAATTAAAGGCGTTATTTAAGATAGCAACTATATTAGAAGGTCTACCACGGCATATTTCCACACATGCAGCTGGTGTCGTAATTAGTGAGAAACCGTTTGAGGAACATGTGCCACTAACAGTCGGAGCGAATGATATCTATTTAACACAGTTTTCAATGAATCATTTGGAAACAATTGGCTTATTAAAAATGGACTTCTTAGGGTTGCGCAACTTAACCCTATTGGAACGAATAGTTCAAACCATTTATTATAGAACAAAGAAAGTAGTTGATTTAAATCAGCTCCCAGAAAATGATGCAAAGACTTTTTCTCTATTACAAAAAGGAAAAACAAATGGGATATTTCAATTAGAATCACAAGGCATGAAACAGGTTCTGACAAGATTAAGACCAACAGCATTCGAGGATATTGTTGCTGTTAATGCACTGTATCGCCCAGGGCCAATGGAATATATTTCAACTTATATTGCCCGTAAGCATAAACAGGAGAAAATTATTTATCCGCATCCAGACTTAGCATCAATCTTGGAAAAAACATATGGCGTTCTAGTTTACCAAGAACAAATTATGCAAATCGCACACAAAATTGCTGGGTTTTCATTGGGAGAGGCTGATATTTTACGACGTGCTGTCAGTAAAAAGCAGCAGGGAGTAATGGATGAACAGAAGGCAACGTTTATTAAGGGATGCCTGGCGAATGGTTATAATCAGACGGTTGCCGAAGAGATTTTTGCGTGGATTGTCAAATTTTCCAATTATGGATTCAACCGGAGTCATGCCGTTGCCTATAGTATGATTACGTACCAGCTGGCATATTTAAAAGCACATTATCCAGCTAGCTTTTTTACACAAATTTTGAATGCCGTAGTTAATCAACAGGAAAAAGTACACATTTATATGAAGGAAGCTAAAGTATTTGATTTATCTGTATTACCACCGTCAATTAACAAAAGCTTTGGAATGTTTTCCGTTGATGGTAAAAACATTCGCATGGGACTATTATCGATAAAAGGTATCGGAAATCAGGTTGTTAATGAAATAGCTCATGCTCGAAAACAAGGACCATTTAAAAATCTATTTGACTTTTGTATGCGTGTCTCTTTAAGTATTGTAAACCGCCAAGTATTGGAAGTGTTGATTCTATCAGGAGCCTTTGACGAGATATATAAGAATAGAGCAAGCATGCTGGCATCAATCGACCAAGCGATGGAGCAAGGCGATCTGTTTCGGGAGTTTAATGATGAAGCATCATTATTCCAAGATAAGCTCGAGCTTGAAGCAACTTATATTAAAATGGAAGACCTTGATATAATGGAGAAATTAGCTAATGAAAAAGAATTATTAGGTGTTTATGTTTCCAGTCACCCCTTAGCAACCTATCGCAAAGCACTTGTTTACTACGGTTATGTTCCAATGAGTAGGGCACAACAGTTGATTGGCAAGCGAAAGATCAAGAGTGCGGTCATTGTTCAATCTAGTAAGACAATCCGTACAAAACGTGGCGATCCGATGGCATTTTTAACAATTAGTGATGAAACAGGGGATATGGAAGCAGTAGTATTCCCTGATGTCTTTCGATCAATTAGAGCGTTGCTTGAGCAGGAAAAACTTATTTTTATAACGGGGAAAATAGAATCAAGAAATAATCGAGTGCAATGGATTGTTCAGGAAGCATACCCATTCGAAGAGGTGAAAATAACAGAAGAACAGCATGAACGACTATTCATTAAACTCAGTGAACAAAATAGTGAAGAAGCATTACGTAATGTAAAAGAAACTGCTAATTTATTCCCAGGAAGTACGCCGATAATTATTTATACACTGGAAACGAAAAAAACGTATCAATTAGCAAGTATGTACGACATTAATCCGGTTAATGAATGTATTTATAAATTACGAGACTATTTTGGTCAAGAAAATGTAGCGCTGGATAAACAAAAATAA
- a CDS encoding NAD(P)-dependent malic enzyme yields MHKKNKGKLSTESKVSVRNARDLSLAYSPWVAEPCKEIHDRKESVYDYTMKGNMVAVVSDGSAVLGLGNIGPEAALPVMEGKAVLFKNFAGVDSFPICLDSHDIDEIVQTVKLMEPTFGGVNLEDIAAPNCFIIEEKLKKETNIPIFHDDQHGTAIVTVAGLINALKLVGKSFSDIRVVANGAGAAGIAIIKLLYNFGVREMIMCDSKGAIFEGRSYGMNDVKDRIAKMTNKEKREGNLEEVLEGADVFIGVSVGGLLSKDMVGKMNDNPIIFAMANPEPEIMPEDAKEAGAGVIGTGRSDFPNQVNNVLAFPGIFRGALDVRATRINEKMKVAAAEAIASLITEEELNEDYVIPAPFDSRVAPLVASSVAKAAMESGVARIQVDPEDVADKTRQLTAIDD; encoded by the coding sequence ATGCATAAAAAGAATAAAGGGAAATTATCTACAGAATCCAAGGTTTCGGTACGTAATGCCAGAGATTTAAGCCTTGCGTATTCACCATGGGTTGCAGAACCCTGTAAAGAAATCCATGATCGTAAAGAATCGGTTTATGATTATACGATGAAGGGTAATATGGTTGCGGTTGTCAGTGACGGATCTGCTGTATTAGGTCTGGGTAATATAGGCCCGGAAGCAGCTTTGCCTGTTATGGAAGGGAAAGCTGTACTATTTAAAAACTTTGCTGGTGTTGATTCTTTTCCAATCTGTTTAGACAGCCATGATATTGATGAAATTGTCCAAACAGTAAAATTAATGGAACCTACATTTGGTGGTGTCAACTTAGAAGATATTGCGGCTCCAAATTGTTTTATCATTGAAGAGAAATTGAAAAAGGAAACGAACATACCAATTTTTCATGATGATCAGCATGGAACTGCGATTGTTACAGTCGCCGGATTAATTAACGCATTAAAACTAGTTGGAAAATCATTTTCCGATATTAGAGTTGTTGCGAATGGAGCCGGTGCTGCAGGAATTGCAATTATTAAGCTATTATATAACTTTGGCGTTCGTGAAATGATCATGTGTGACTCAAAGGGTGCTATTTTTGAAGGAAGATCATATGGCATGAATGACGTGAAAGATCGCATTGCTAAAATGACAAATAAAGAAAAAAGAGAAGGAAATTTAGAAGAGGTACTAGAAGGTGCCGACGTATTTATTGGGGTTTCCGTTGGTGGTTTATTGTCTAAAGATATGGTTGGCAAAATGAATGATAACCCAATTATTTTTGCAATGGCAAACCCTGAACCGGAAATAATGCCGGAGGATGCAAAAGAAGCTGGTGCAGGAGTAATCGGTACGGGAAGATCTGACTTTCCGAATCAAGTTAATAATGTATTGGCCTTTCCTGGGATTTTCCGTGGTGCGCTTGATGTACGAGCAACACGGATTAATGAAAAAATGAAGGTAGCTGCAGCAGAAGCAATTGCATCACTTATTACAGAAGAAGAACTAAATGAAGATTATGTTATTCCAGCTCCATTTGATTCTCGGGTAGCACCATTAGTTGCATCAAGTGTCGCAAAAGCCGCAATGGAATCTGGTGTAGCGAGAATTCAAGTTGATCCAGAAGATGTCGCCGACAAGACGAGGCAATTAACGGCGATTGACGATTGA
- a CDS encoding FadR/GntR family transcriptional regulator yields MSPKQKVYQGVLQEIRKFIDINDLEPGDKLPSERELAETLQAGRSSVREALRAMELIGLIETRHGEGTYLSTYRPYQTVELLSSFILRENKTKAELKLAKKIIEKEAAKLAYEHVTTADINELRKIVQDTSMDDNTQHFTFFTYLFDKVENLLLAKIWYLMEEFSYTLGKRHYDKMFYVELVQAYEEQQYEAIEVLFLPLSNSSER; encoded by the coding sequence ATGTCACCAAAGCAAAAAGTTTATCAAGGTGTATTACAAGAGATTCGCAAGTTTATAGATATTAATGATTTGGAGCCTGGTGATAAGCTCCCGTCCGAACGTGAACTAGCCGAAACGCTACAAGCAGGAAGATCGTCTGTTAGAGAGGCATTAAGGGCTATGGAATTAATAGGTTTAATCGAAACAAGACATGGTGAAGGTACCTATCTAAGCACCTATCGCCCTTACCAAACAGTAGAACTTTTATCTTCTTTTATACTACGGGAAAATAAAACAAAAGCGGAATTGAAGCTGGCCAAAAAAATCATTGAAAAGGAAGCGGCAAAACTTGCATATGAGCATGTGACAACAGCTGATATAAATGAGCTAAGGAAAATAGTACAGGATACCAGTATGGATGATAATACGCAACATTTTACATTTTTTACGTATTTATTTGACAAGGTCGAAAATCTTTTGTTAGCCAAAATTTGGTACTTAATGGAGGAATTTTCGTATACGCTTGGAAAGCGTCATTATGATAAAATGTTTTATGTTGAACTTGTTCAAGCTTATGAAGAGCAGCAATATGAAGCAATTGAAGTATTATTTCTACCGTTATCCAATTCCAGTGAACGGTAA
- the accD gene encoding acetyl-CoA carboxylase, carboxyltransferase subunit beta yields the protein MLKDFFGKKKKYASIPSEQGKLDVPEGLMKKCDGCHKIYYRKEMRKNNYVCPNCGYHHPLNAWERIASLFDEGTFHEWDKQLVSGNPLGFPGYEEKLEKDRVKTGLNEGVVTGEGMIEGQRTAFSVMDSSFRMGSMGSVMGEKIARAIENAKNDGLPFVIFTASGGARMQEGALSLMQMAKTSVAIERFSDAGGLMISVMTHPTTGGVSASFASLGDYNLAEPGALIGFAGRRIIEQTIREKLPNDFQTAEFLFKHGQLDQVVHRNDLKQMLSTMLAMHQKGGEHA from the coding sequence TTGCTTAAAGATTTTTTTGGCAAGAAAAAGAAATATGCATCCATTCCAAGTGAACAAGGAAAGTTGGACGTTCCAGAGGGATTAATGAAAAAATGTGATGGATGTCATAAAATTTATTATCGTAAAGAAATGAGAAAAAATAATTATGTTTGTCCGAATTGCGGGTACCATCATCCATTAAATGCATGGGAAAGAATTGCCAGTTTGTTTGATGAAGGCACATTTCATGAATGGGACAAGCAACTTGTTTCCGGCAATCCACTGGGCTTTCCAGGATACGAAGAAAAACTGGAAAAGGACCGTGTTAAAACAGGATTAAATGAAGGTGTTGTAACAGGCGAGGGTATGATCGAAGGCCAAAGAACTGCTTTTAGTGTGATGGATTCAAGTTTCAGAATGGGCAGTATGGGCTCAGTAATGGGGGAAAAAATTGCCCGGGCCATTGAAAATGCGAAAAACGATGGATTACCATTCGTCATTTTTACTGCTTCTGGTGGTGCTAGAATGCAAGAAGGTGCATTAAGCCTCATGCAAATGGCCAAAACATCTGTTGCGATTGAACGGTTTAGTGATGCGGGTGGTTTGATGATCTCTGTTATGACCCATCCAACAACTGGTGGTGTATCAGCGAGTTTTGCTTCACTAGGTGATTATAATCTTGCTGAGCCGGGCGCTTTGATCGGGTTTGCTGGTAGACGTATCATCGAACAGACCATCCGTGAGAAATTACCGAATGATTTCCAAACTGCCGAATTCTTATTCAAACATGGACAACTAGATCAGGTTGTTCATCGGAATGATCTCAAGCAAATGCTATCAACAATGCTTGCGATGCATCAGAAAGGTGGGGAGCACGCGTGA
- the accA gene encoding acetyl-CoA carboxylase carboxyl transferase subunit alpha, with amino-acid sequence MKQVLEFEKPIVNLKEKIAELKNFTKDSEIDLSEEISTLEKRLETLENDIYSNLKPWDRVQMARHQARPTTLDYIDKLFTNFIEFHGDRLYGDDEAIVAGIAYHEGKPVTVIGHQRGKDTKENIRRNFGMPHPEGYRKALRHMKQAEKFNRPIICFIDTKGAYPGKAAEERGQSEAIARNLMEMAGLTVPIVCIVIGEGGSGGALGLGVGDQIHMLENSTYSVISPEGAAALLWKDSNLAQKAAETMKITSYNLKELGVVDNIIPEPKGGAHRDVEQQAQNIDQVLKTSLATLTALSTDELLEKRWEKYKQIGDYKETE; translated from the coding sequence GTGAAACAAGTGCTGGAATTTGAAAAACCGATCGTAAACCTAAAGGAAAAAATAGCAGAATTGAAAAATTTCACGAAAGATAGTGAGATAGATTTGTCTGAAGAAATCAGTACTTTAGAGAAACGATTAGAAACGTTGGAAAACGACATATATTCGAATTTAAAACCATGGGATCGTGTTCAAATGGCTCGACACCAAGCGCGCCCCACAACACTAGACTATATTGATAAATTGTTTACAAATTTCATTGAATTTCACGGTGACCGTTTGTATGGGGATGATGAGGCTATCGTGGCTGGAATTGCCTACCATGAGGGGAAACCAGTTACAGTAATTGGTCATCAGCGGGGGAAAGATACAAAGGAAAACATTCGCAGAAATTTTGGAATGCCTCATCCGGAGGGTTATCGTAAGGCTCTACGTCACATGAAACAGGCTGAAAAGTTTAATCGACCTATTATCTGTTTTATTGATACAAAAGGTGCTTACCCAGGAAAAGCGGCTGAAGAACGCGGACAAAGTGAAGCAATCGCTAGAAATTTAATGGAAATGGCCGGTTTAACTGTACCGATTGTCTGTATTGTTATTGGTGAAGGTGGAAGTGGCGGTGCATTGGGTTTAGGTGTCGGTGATCAGATACATATGTTGGAGAACTCTACTTACTCTGTTATTTCTCCTGAAGGTGCAGCAGCATTATTGTGGAAGGACTCAAATCTTGCACAAAAGGCTGCAGAAACAATGAAAATCACATCGTATAATTTGAAAGAACTAGGTGTTGTCGATAATATTATTCCAGAACCTAAAGGCGGTGCCCATCGTGATGTGGAGCAACAAGCACAAAATATTGATCAGGTTCTTAAAACATCATTAGCGACTTTAACTGCATTATCAACTGATGAATTACTGGAAAAAAGATGGGAAAAATATAAGCAAATTGGTGATTATAAAGAGACAGAATAG